The window AACTGATGCCTCGGAGAATACTTATGCGCGTAATTCGTTAAACATCTAATTATCTAAACATAGTTTCATAACTATCATATTATTCCCAATTTGGTTCGGGGTAAATTGGTACTCTGACTACTATCACTCACGGATTTGATTACGTATGGAAATAATGAACCGCTGTAGAGCGGTTTCAGACTAGTGTTTTATTTGCGAATTTAAACCCATTTTTGGAACTGCGTACATATGCCGAAACATATGCTGTATGTCAGTATGTATGCAAGTAatgagttgtcattcattgtggtgttctaaggggccTTCCTCTTTGTTCAGCAGTCGAAGTCTTcgagctgatgatgatggtgatttaaatcaaaaatccCTATGACTTTTCCAGGAGTTTTGAGTGAGAAAACTCAACAAGCTGCTTAAATATTCCAGATacatttaaaacaccttgtatacgCGTTTTTGCGCCGTTTAATATTTCGTCTTTTTCAGTATATGAAAGAAAACAACACGGCTTCAATGACGACTGTTAAATTAGATATACCAAATATATGTAAGTACAAACGAGCAtgtaataaaacatgtctataGTCATTGCTACTTGGCGGACGTCGCGTTTCGTACGCATGACGtgattatgataataataataaacataaatatgaaGTGAGAGCCACTAATATTAAGACTACATATATATGATGTGTAGAAAattctaaaattttatttacaagaaCATGCAACATTCTAAAATTAATTTAGATAACAATTTCTTGTTTCTCGATACTATACTTACcacaatatttattacttaatatctaatattaattatttttaaacagacaaTTCAAAGGTTCAAAGGCTAACTGAAAGAGacccctttaagggataagttcgcctttgtacatctctatCTCTTGTcaactgtaattttcatatgttttatgttacagtaaagagttatacaatacaataggtacaattaTTTACACAACGCATTTATTTCACTTGGAATGCAATGTTCATTATTTGATTTGGGTAGTTTTTACCAACAAACCAAAGTTTAGAAAAGAAACATAGgctaatataatattactagagtttaaccgcggcttcgcacgcgtaaactattccaTCTGGTAGTTAcagttgaaattccgggattttacaaaattcctgtgggaaatcccaaaatttatatcgtaatcttcattaaggtgttgtgttaagaacaactatcccgtggaatattggaataaaagtagcataTCTGTTATTTCAGACTTCCaattatctacataccaaatttcgtgactctaagcccagcgtaatctggcgcgcggcaatgaatgggtaaagagctttacagactgcaatgcaggataatgaataggtTTCtctttccctgaatggcaacactggcatagataatagatcgcacGTTTTTGCCttgaacttgtgattttattttgcttaatatacaaaatgtacacaaccaatatcatattttctaaagtttttcgcgattcccccTTGGGaatcaaagaatcgaattgctttaaaattccagagaaataatgcgttgtttgggagaaacgtgtcaaaatggtgttgtagagcgccatcctgctctgtctcgtttttttcgTCTCGtactggcggttcacttttatattatagtctAGTCTGGACGTAAAATCTGGCCCAATCAAATCTTGAACTTACATTATACATCCcaagtaaaataaatgtatgcaCGAGACGGAACATACCGGTACTAAATCTTTTGAACCCATTTCAAGCCTTGCCAGAAGTTGGACGTACAATATAAAATGaggataatgataatgatgatgacgcataagtatataatatgttatgtatcaTTGTTTTGACCAGATCCGTATCTACTAAGGATGCAGAACGACCTGGACCATTGGCTGAAGGACTATTTCAATGACTTCCTTATTTACTTCGATTTGCCTGGAACTGGTGTGAATTCACAAAATCAGTGAGTtagttaattttacttttatattaatgtactagcttttgcccgcggttccGCCCGCGTgatattcggttatcgcgcgctgttccctcgggaactgtgcatttttccgggataaaaagtagcctatgtcactctcggacccataaactatctctatgccaaaaatcacgttgatccgtcgctccgttacggcttgaaagatggacaaacacacaaacatacaaacacactttcgcatttataatattaatataatatagtatagtaaatatatatagtatggatttacTAATAACCGCGCCTAAGTTAACCGCGTCATCTGTCCGCTCAACGCGCCACACTACCGGGACTCCCGCTTACCTGAGTAACGCCACTCGCCACTGAAGAAGACGGCGAAAGCTAAGCCATTTTTAATGAATTCcgaattttaaaactaaataaacgtGAGCATCACCGAACGACCGacatttttgacgaccggatggccaagtggttagcgaacctgactacgaagcttgaggtcccgggttcgattcccggctggggcagatatttgtatgaataatacgaatgtttgttctcgggtcttgcgtatttaaaatgatataaacgtatgtatttatctatataagtatgtttatccgttgcctacgTAGTACCCATAGCTTCGttaagtttgggactaggtcaattggtgtcaagtgtcccgactatttatttatttatcaacaaaattgaTTGATTACCCACCTTTTGTTTAAGatagtacatactcgtatattcaCTATTTAAGTTACCACTGTATCttgtactgtactgtacataCAGTATACCTATATACATACTGTATCTCAGTATTTTCTAACGGATACGTTTAAGTGACTCCGTGTATTGAACGGAGTTGAATAAATCGACTTCGAATtttctgcctaccctatttttATCTACCCTGTATTTCATAGGGtgaccaaaaatataaatattacatgGCTAATGTAAATTAAACGTGTAGTTAATAGTTAGTAGATTACTTAAAGTAAATAGAGCTGTTTTTCTACAGAGCGTATGAAAACGCGAAGACAATGATTAGAAATCGTTTCGCAGACAGCGTCATAAAGGGAGTGCGTAAACGGTTGAGGCAAGTGAACTCTTCCAGCATCATGATCCCTGACTTCAAGATATACAGCGTCAATGAAATGGTATGTTGTGTCTCTTTACAATCCGCACCCAATTATGTACTATTTTTGTCCATATTCAAACACACATTATAGTGTTCACTTAACTTTCACACAGTGCCCTAAAagtttataggtacctacgacAAATTTTGACCGCTTAGACAGAAGTTTGATGTCTCGACAAGCAAACTGTGTAATTGTTAATgcttgataaaaaatatgttattttgcCTTTTTTTCAAGCATACTTAAACTAAATACATGAGCGATTGAGATAACATGAGCGTTGATACATGACAAGCATGCTTGGCGATGACTGTCAATCTCGTCTAGCCTTTGCAACGCTTAGCAAAGCACATAAATGCTTTTAAGGCAACTTTGATCATCTAGGTACCATGGCGAACCGGGATGGTTGAGCCACTCGCCACAGTTCATAATTTAGCCAAgttatacataggtacctatttgtagTAAATATTGTGATTAATAAACCAGAGTAGCATTACCATACCTTACCAGTACCTTTATAACTATCATAATATGGTTCTCATCGTCTGAAATaaacggtttttattttatttattgcacagCTAAATTAAGAATAGTATTAAGTGACTGAACAATCCTTCGCGCGCGACTGTACCTAACGGACTTTTACCTACTTGACCCCATTACATGTTTCCTTTCTCTGTAATTTAGGAGATAACACTGTATGACGGCATCATCCGTGGTTTGGACACTATTTTCCGACGCTCCGTGACAACAGGAAAACTTGACAGAGCAAATGTTCGCCACCTCGATACTATAGTGGGCTTCAGCACCCtgaaggtattaaaaaaatgaaaaataaaatcaaaacttttattCAGGACGTACGCTACAAAGGGTTCtcttacatgtcacttttttaaactaccagcgctttcggaaagaccatcattgccaagaagaatgcgcggcaagaaacttggcagaaagcaAGATGGAAGGTGAAAAAAGTCGCTTGCAGAAAAGGTGGCTTGAAAGAAATAGATAACTTATAGAATCAGACGTGGCAGATGGATATCCACAAAGTCAAAAGCATCACGCTTATTATCAAACCTGCATAAATTCTAGGTTCTGAccattttagggggggggggttaagTAAGGGCGAAAGTCACTAGGTCCTTgctgtttattatttctttttagttttaaaatgctatatgaggtgctttataggagatgggGGAGTGCGGTCCGGAATAATCCATTATGGATTATGGGTGACTGTTAGACGTCCCCAACTCCGTGGAGCTTTCTACGAGGAGGAGAGGGTTCGAGGGCTTTCTTATCTACTCAAGTATTTTTGCTACagccatttgctggaaagccGGGAGAGGCATGCATTCTCCCGTTAGGCTCTGCGGGGTGCTTAGGTTAGTCTTTTGTTGATCCCCATTGAATCCTTCCTTGACCTCCGTACCTTTCGAAAATGTCATCGACACCATCTCGATGAATGGCGGTCTACCACTATGCGTTTCCTTCGGCACTTTCTGCCAAGTCCAGTGAAATTGTGGAGTCAACTTCCGTCAGCAATTTTTTCGGACAACTATGAAATCGGggtttcaagaaaagggcttatactttcttaaaaggctgGCAACGGACCAATGCCTCTCCTTGAGAAGTTGATACTCATGGGTAGTGGTGATCATTTcacatcagatgacccgcttgctcgtaatactactattaataaaaaataaaaatctcataataaaaaaaaatgtaagcgaAACTGTTTCACAGGTGGAATATAAATACAACATGTTTCTTCGTACTGGACTGCCGCCGCTCTTCGGGATGCTGGTCCTGGATGTAGACGAGCTGACTGCCCGCCTGGCCCTCAAGACAGTGAGGGACTCTCCTACCCTCGACATGCATTACGTTTTGATGGCACCCTTCGATAAGTATGACCACCACAGGGAGGctactctgaaattcgaaaatcgaagttcgtatcgtaccgtccctctcactctcgtattaaataataaaagcgtcagcgggacggcaagatatgaagttcgaattttgcacttcgtataggGCTAGGCTTCGATCTAATGCAGGTAACGTTAGATTTGTGATCTGAGTTGGACAACTAGTCTTCCCCCCGCGACTTTGCACGCGAAAATCGTTCTAAGATCTAGCAGTTATAAGAATTCCGGAATTTCGCAAAAATAACGTGGATCGATGTTTTCATCAACGTTGCAAAAACACCCACGTCAAATTTCACATCTCTAACCCAAGCAACTGAAATTTTGGGATCATGTCCCGATCTTGTGGGAATTAAAGGATTAAAAGGCACAGGCTATCTAAGTATTGCGCTGAGctgatgggctactacgaaactcgcaaatcgaagttcgtatcgcaccatccctttcactcgcgtattaaatgacataagcgtcagcgggacggcaacatacgaagttcgagttttgcacttcgtggcaTAGGGCCTGTTTTAGCGAACACGAGGTCTACGCACGCGCGCACTCaaatttaacacatttttaaccctgacgcaaaaagaggggtgttataagttcgacaccaatgtctgtttgtttgtctgtggcatcgtaactcccaaacggatggaccgattttaatagGTATCCATGTTTAGCGGTGATTGCTTTTCATCAGGTCATCCgccttgctcgttttccccctgtCATATAAAAAAGTCAACATTAAACACAACGGCCACTAGAACCCGGAATCAGTAAAAATGTGAAATGGATAGCTAAgcataaatatctcaaaaattaaaaaacccaaAAACAAGTAAACGAAAGCAAAAGGACCATTAATCCCAAAAAAAAGTATGTGGATCTTGAATGATAACCCATGAACTTATTATAagacaatttattaaatcaggcgttacctaCTTGGCGGAGGTCCATAGCAAGGAACAAATACTTtggtcacccgcgaccttatgattagTTACGTTTACATAGACTAATATCGAGTCTAACAgctgttgctctgaagatgagctctggttgagttcgaaacgcgtcagttagtgtggtggtggtgatagatgggtttgtgtgatttgtgtgttcttacagtgtggaggtggagaaactgcatgaatacatttcttacataaacgtagctatcattaaggtcgtgggtgagcaaagctGTTTTAGTtcgttattataattatgatgattataattataagacaTTTGGATAATTTGCAGAGCACGGTCGCTGGTGGTGGAAGGGCCTGCCAACAGGTATATAGCGAAGTATAAACACATCCTGGAAAACCAAATCTCGTCAATTATGAGCAGTACACTGATGCACTACATGCAGCAACTCGACTCCTTGGCCCGTTGTCGTGAGTATTTTCTTTACttatatttagtttaatttggATATAGCtaacgaaatgaaatgaaataatttattgccgCACATGTGTTACGAACAGGTGTACCTTACTTATCATTAATTACAAGTGTTAGTTAATATGTAAACGTcttcctaaaaaataaatttgtttaacgtggcataatatattatgtaggtatatagttaattaatttaaaatttgctaCACCCCAAcagtgcattttttttgtaaaaaaagtaaatactgcATACCTACTGAATATTCAGCGTCGGGCTGGCTATACAACTTGTTTCTACTCTCTGGACAATCACCGAAATCCCGAGTAGAGTTACTTCTCAGAATTAATGTTCTTAcctaaggtaaacgtccgagtgctcttgacataagattgaagatgccaactattgggacagtgacgagcactcgaacgtttaccatatattgttaattatttcatgagattaatataaaaatgtgttttaaatataaaattaatgaatgcGTTCTGAAAGTATTTTATCGTAAATCAGTAATTTTTCTGTTAATAGGTACGGTATTTGGTATCAGGCTTTTTAAACTCCGATGCAAAAAAAGGGGTGATATTAATCATCCGcgcaaaaagtggggtgttataagtttaccgccaatgtctgtctgtctgctgtcTATCtgcggcatcgtagctctcgaaAGGATGAACCGATtccgatgcggtttttttatgtgaaagcgagttttcctGCGGCGGTCCTTGGCTATGTTTCATggtcagccgtttttgtgatattgaactttgaaatgacaacgGGAGGTTTTTCAACTATTATAAgttaagtaggttaggttattgtaaTTTTAGCCGTATCGATCTCTTTGTAGGCAACTGTGCCTAACTAAGAAGTAATCTGATGACTACCTACGTGTAAACTTTGGctaatatatttctattttcGTTTTACGTAACGTATATGTTTCgtgtacctaagtatattaacttaattttattttgtctcaAGATACGCATCTAATTGGTAAAGATGATCCGAAATACAAAACCATTGACGATTCCGAATCAGTTGAGTCTAAAAATGAGAATGGACCAGCAGATGATGGTGGCGATGTCACTAATTCTGAACCTGAACAGGTCACTGATGCAACTGATAATGACGATAAGCAGGCAGCAGATTACACAGCAGCACAGAATATACCTGAAGATTACGTTGTTGACAAAAAAGAAAGTATAGAATTGGAGTTTCCTGCAAAAGACGAGgataaaaaaagtgaaaaaatgaAACTTGAAATAAACCAGAAATTTTCGTTAACCAGACTGAATAAAGGTGAAAGAAGAACTGGGTAgcatttaatttgatttttgattcagcaaataaaatatcttgtaAGGAATACCATCaataattgctcgttttatTTTACCGTTTTAGTTACATCAATAAGAACAGCTACTTGGTATTACTTGGTAAACACCCACCTACCACCTTAAAACTTGAGGATTTTCAAATTGATTGAgtgataataattttattaccgAGAGCGAGAAATATTACAATCACGAAAAAATTTAAGTAGgttacttataaaaatttaAGTAGCTACTTAAATTTTCTACCTAAGATATAAATAAttgggtagttctacgagcgtttgAACCGCTATCGgtttcctgtcgcttatactgaagaaatgagtcaaGTAGAATGGaaagattttataaaacgaaTGGTGTGCATGAGGTACAATATtacaattcaataaaatttcttgcttacggtctctcatttcttcaatatagcGACAGGAAACTAATAGCGGTTGGAAAGCTCGTAAAACTACccagttatatttttaaacgccGACACAAAAGGTCGGTGCTATAAATGTAatgccaatgtctgtctatctgtggcatcgtagctattaaacggatggaccgactAAACCGACTTCGATGCGTTTTTTACCTGAAAGCAAGTTTCCTTGCGGTGACtagtttcatccaaatctgttcagccgtttttgagatattgaactttaaaattaaaaagtcggGGTGTtttacttttctaagttggttgaTCGCTTTGTTCTACTAAATAAAGGTTTTAGTTCTTTTGCGGTGTAGGTATGAGAATTTCCTTCACTTTCTTTAATCTCCAATCAATAATAAGATAAGGGCCTAAGGTAATGCCCTATTTTTCTCTTCCTAGATGGAAAGGAGTAGAGTCGGACTAAGTAGTAGgccaacaataaaaaatacaaattggcTGGAAGAGGAACTAATtattaactgacttcaaaaaaggaggaggatctatgttccaatgtttgtatttttttttgttaattattttcaaaacattCAACTTCAATTTTTATGCTTAGTGGCAATCGGTTTCAAACAAAGTTGTTGCCGTGTTCAAACACTTTCATTCAAAAAGATGACAGTGTCTAGAAAATAATGCTCGCATTTAATTTCAACTCTACTTTTGCGCTTACACGCGTCGCAagcacaaacaaaaacaaaataaaaataaaaattccctAAAACAGTCAACGTTTTGTACGTTTTACCTTTATATTTACAAAGTTTTTATTACTCAGTTTAAATGCAAGATTAAGGGGcggtttcaccattcattgattagtgctaactgacggttaaatgtgatgccgtctcgatttgttttgttcgaatagacggagacgtcatcacatttaaccgtcagttaacactaatcaatggatggtcaaacagccccttaattatTTAGATTTACGCGTAGCCAACGAACAAAACGAAATTATGACATTCCATTCAGTGACAGCCAGCTGACACTGACAACTCAACAAGTTACTGTCAAGTCAACGTACGTAGTGTCAATCCACCTCAGTCAAACGTACAATATGTTTCTAAACTCTCGAcgatgaaaatattatttattatttatctaataaATCGTATGTGACACAAGAAATAGGGGCATGTACACGACAAAATGGCAGAAGAAGAAACCGTGGATATCGCAAAGGAACTGGACGATTTACTGACAAAAGTTCAACCTGACCTGCAGAATGTTATCAAAAGAGTAAAtatcttaaattatttgtacCAATAGTTGGTTTACTACTGCTTCTTTTGGCTTCACCATATATATATAGGCCCTTGTCTCCTTTCTTAAATGTAGACGTAAtcattttatgtgtttttcaattttaatactgCCACTTCTAT of the Choristoneura fumiferana chromosome 17, NRCan_CFum_1, whole genome shotgun sequence genome contains:
- the LOC141437226 gene encoding uncharacterized protein — encoded protein: MFETAMKYRNVKFWIFIFSCIHLVQCKYLHRRIDDTDNTVQGKPVLLSEVESVDKGDKDTMTQNATDKDGKSAEGATVLEDESPVPDKMDKDGESSAPEIDKKDGKSAEGATVLENESVPDKMDNDGELSAPDIEKKDGKSAEGAIVSEDEENHVADDEKVNRERTGNCWFPIEAHAHFIKMDKLDVKFLLKLRKLLAEPICIVACLALEADMPLVRPGGYYEVLIQMTLVAMLNTRAIAERALQNFGGDSNLIPAGLNLGGHCMLRMPQSVLFFHRMKLRNNTHFRINFLQNDLSNMLVTLRFSLNDLHLMGDYERAITYSSPSTLYYTPTYGELEFLLKDVEYNVEGRYRLIDDRLYVEHVISELMPRRILMRYMKENNTASMTTVKLDIPNIYPYLLRMQNDLDHWLKDYFNDFLIYFDLPGTGVNSQNQAYENAKTMIRNRFADSVIKGVRKRLRQVNSSSIMIPDFKIYSVNEMEITLYDGIIRGLDTIFRRSVTTGKLDRANVRHLDTIVGFSTLKVEYKYNMFLRTGLPPLFGMLVLDVDELTARLALKTVRDSPTLDMHYVLMAPFDKARSLVVEGPANRYIAKYKHILENQISSIMSSTLMHYMQQLDSLARCHTHLIGKDDPKYKTIDDSESVESKNENGPADDGGDVTNSEPEQVTDATDNDDKQAADYTAAQNIPEDYVVDKKESIELEFPAKDEDKKSEKMKLEINQKFSLTRLNKGERRTG